Proteins found in one Luteimonas chenhongjianii genomic segment:
- a CDS encoding DUF456 domain-containing protein, which produces MDLNALFYVLAALLAALGLAGVVLPALPGLPLLFAGMVLAAWADGFERVGMWSLITLGVLTAVSFIVDFWATAVGAKRVGASRLALLGTILGTFVGVFFGLPGLFAGPFVGAVIGELVSRRDLRPAGLGRATQVGIGTWVGLALGVALKLALAVLMLGVFAFAWWW; this is translated from the coding sequence ATGGATCTGAATGCCCTGTTTTATGTGCTGGCCGCCCTGCTCGCGGCACTGGGCCTTGCAGGGGTGGTATTGCCCGCACTGCCCGGACTGCCGCTCCTGTTCGCCGGCATGGTGCTCGCCGCCTGGGCCGACGGCTTCGAACGCGTGGGCATGTGGTCGCTGATCACCCTCGGCGTACTGACCGCGGTCTCCTTCATCGTGGATTTCTGGGCCACCGCGGTCGGGGCCAAGCGTGTGGGCGCGAGCCGACTCGCGTTGCTCGGGACCATCCTGGGCACCTTCGTCGGGGTGTTCTTCGGACTGCCGGGCCTGTTCGCCGGGCCCTTCGTTGGCGCGGTGATCGGCGAGCTCGTCAGCCGCCGCGACCTGCGGCCCGCTGGCCTGGGGCGGGCGACGCAGGTCGGAATCGGCACCTGGGTCGGCCTCGCCCTGGGCGTCGCGCTGAAACTCGCACTGGCGGTACTGATGCTGGGGGTATTCGCATTCGCCTGGTGGTGGTGA
- a CDS encoding cold-shock protein has translation MAGRENGTVKWFNDAKGFGFISRESGEDVFVHFRAIQGTGFKSLQEGQKVSFEVVQGQKGLQADAVTPL, from the coding sequence ATGGCAGGTCGCGAAAACGGTACCGTCAAGTGGTTCAACGATGCGAAGGGTTTCGGCTTCATCAGTCGCGAAAGCGGTGAAGACGTCTTCGTGCATTTCCGCGCTATCCAGGGCACGGGCTTCAAGTCCCTGCAGGAAGGCCAGAAGGTCTCGTTCGAGGTGGTGCAGGGCCAGAAGGGGCTGCAGGCGGACGCTGTCACACCGCTCTGA
- a CDS encoding peptidoglycan-associated outer membrane lipoprotein precursor, with product MKTGLIATTVLAASVALAGCATSPGYSSGYGNSGYGNSGYGRPANCYDCGTVTRIETVRGNSNPNIAGPLIGGVVGAVAAKELARRNTDSEGRRNVAIGAGAIGGAVAGNAIQNRTEGGNVYNVHVRMQDGRTAVLTQSDVSGLREGSNVRVQNGQAFAY from the coding sequence ATGAAAACTGGTCTGATTGCCACCACCGTACTCGCCGCATCCGTCGCGCTCGCCGGCTGCGCCACCTCCCCCGGATATTCATCCGGTTATGGCAACAGCGGGTATGGCAACAGCGGCTATGGGCGCCCTGCCAACTGCTACGACTGTGGCACCGTGACCCGGATCGAAACGGTACGCGGAAACAGCAATCCCAATATCGCCGGCCCGTTGATCGGCGGCGTCGTGGGCGCGGTCGCTGCCAAGGAACTCGCACGTCGCAACACCGACAGCGAGGGCCGCCGCAACGTTGCGATCGGCGCAGGTGCGATTGGCGGCGCGGTCGCCGGCAATGCGATCCAGAACCGCACGGAGGGCGGCAACGTCTACAACGTGCATGTACGGATGCAGGATGGCCGCACCGCCGTGCTCACCCAGAGCGACGTCAGCGGCCTGCGCGAAGGCTCCAACGTCCGGGTGCAGAACGGCCAGGCCTTCGCCTACTGA
- a CDS encoding tRNA threonylcarbamoyladenosine dehydratase: protein MDDNARARFSGIERLYGQGSVTRLLQCHVAVVGLGGVGSWVAEALARSGVGALTLIDADDICVSNTNRQLPALEGNYGRNKAEVMAERVRAINPDIELHAVPAFVTPGNLAEMLGGGFDLVIDACDSFRSKVELIAWCRRRKLPVITVGAAGGRTDPTLVRVRDLSRTEHDAMLALIRKKLRAEFNFPKTPKRYFGVSAIYSLENVRYPQADGSVCGIRPQLGPDAALNLDCGGGLGAATHITGAFAFAAVGRALELLLKPAAAAVA, encoded by the coding sequence ATGGACGACAACGCGCGCGCGCGCTTTTCCGGTATCGAACGGCTCTACGGTCAGGGCAGCGTCACGCGCCTGCTGCAGTGCCACGTCGCCGTCGTGGGGCTCGGCGGCGTCGGCTCGTGGGTCGCCGAGGCGCTGGCACGCAGTGGCGTGGGCGCACTGACGCTGATCGATGCGGACGACATCTGCGTCTCCAACACCAATCGGCAACTGCCGGCGCTGGAAGGCAATTACGGCCGCAACAAGGCCGAGGTCATGGCCGAGCGCGTGCGCGCGATCAACCCGGACATCGAGCTGCATGCGGTCCCGGCTTTCGTGACGCCAGGCAACCTCGCGGAGATGCTGGGCGGGGGCTTCGATCTGGTGATCGATGCCTGTGACAGTTTCCGCAGCAAGGTCGAGCTGATCGCCTGGTGTCGCCGCCGCAAGCTGCCGGTGATCACCGTCGGCGCCGCGGGCGGGCGCACCGACCCGACCCTGGTGCGGGTGCGTGACCTGTCGCGCACCGAGCACGACGCGATGCTCGCGCTGATCCGCAAGAAGCTTCGCGCGGAATTCAATTTTCCGAAGACGCCCAAACGCTACTTCGGAGTCAGCGCGATCTATTCGCTGGAGAACGTGCGGTATCCGCAGGCGGACGGGAGCGTGTGCGGAATCAGGCCCCAGCTTGGACCCGACGCGGCCTTGAATCTGGACTGTGGCGGTGGGCTCGGCGCGGCGACCCACATTACGGGCGCCTTCGCGTTCGCGGCCGTGGGCCGCGCGCTCGAGTTGCTGCTCAAACCGGCGGCGGCCGCCGTCGCCTGA
- a CDS encoding TatD family hydrolase, translating to MLIDSHCHLDAGEFDPDRQDVIARARTAGVMHQVVPATHAAAWPELRDVCASAPGLHAAYGLHPTFLEHHRPEHLEALGTWIEHERPVAVGECGLDHFVEGLDRDTQRRYFEGQLQLAHAHDLPVIVHARHAVEETIALLRRFDGLHGVVHSFGGSPEQAQQLWKIGFMIGLGGPLTYDRARRLHRVAAVIPIEQLLLETDAPDQPDSDHRGQRNEPARLIRVRDVVAQLRGMSPDEVAAQTTRNAKALFSIA from the coding sequence ATGCTGATCGACAGCCACTGCCACCTCGACGCGGGCGAGTTCGACCCGGACCGGCAGGACGTGATCGCGCGCGCGCGAACGGCAGGCGTAATGCATCAGGTGGTGCCGGCGACCCACGCGGCGGCGTGGCCAGAGCTGCGCGATGTCTGCGCGAGCGCTCCCGGCCTGCATGCGGCCTATGGCCTGCATCCGACGTTTCTCGAGCATCACCGGCCAGAACACCTGGAAGCACTCGGTACGTGGATCGAGCACGAGCGCCCGGTGGCTGTCGGCGAATGCGGACTTGACCATTTCGTCGAGGGTCTGGACCGGGACACGCAGCGGCGTTACTTCGAGGGGCAGCTGCAGCTGGCGCATGCACACGACCTGCCGGTGATCGTGCATGCGCGCCACGCCGTGGAGGAGACGATCGCGCTGCTGCGGCGCTTCGACGGGCTGCACGGCGTCGTTCACAGCTTTGGCGGCAGCCCCGAGCAGGCGCAACAGCTGTGGAAAATCGGATTCATGATCGGTCTCGGCGGCCCACTGACCTACGATCGCGCCCGGCGCCTGCACCGCGTCGCGGCGGTGATCCCGATCGAGCAGTTGCTGCTCGAAACCGATGCGCCAGACCAGCCCGACAGTGACCACCGGGGCCAGCGCAACGAGCCTGCGCGGCTCATACGAGTGCGTGATGTGGTGGCGCAACTGCGTGGCATGAGCCCTGACGAGGTCGCCGCGCAGACGACGCGGAACGCCAAGGCGCTGTTCTCGATCGCCTGA
- a CDS encoding DUF6116 family protein: MPNPLSVPLVAWLSRLSYPRLFIVAGVLFFINLLIPDPLPLIDEVLLGVVTMVLAKRKRAPKPDRNAPSPRPPIDGEARRS; this comes from the coding sequence ATGCCGAATCCATTGTCTGTCCCGCTCGTCGCCTGGCTGTCGCGGCTGAGCTACCCCCGCCTCTTCATCGTGGCCGGCGTGCTGTTCTTCATCAATCTGCTCATCCCCGATCCGCTGCCGCTGATCGACGAGGTGCTCCTCGGGGTGGTGACGATGGTGCTGGCCAAACGCAAGCGTGCTCCGAAGCCCGACCGCAACGCGCCATCACCGCGACCGCCGATCGATGGCGAGGCGCGCAGGTCCTGA
- a CDS encoding glycine zipper 2TM domain-containing protein: protein MKGNTIAIALASLLVGGVAVGAYHNSREVVAPIAGTADDDARGTDAAAQARDTLDFADVVDVRPITETGQLYATVLGSEPIRETVTSSAPREVCEDVVVQERLPERDGNVGGTVAGALIGGLVGNQVGGGNGRKLATAAGATAGGFIGNRVDRNHVGGRVVERVDRQCRTVQDSSQSSRVVAYNVSYRNPDGTTGSMRTDAKPGNRILLGDEQRTVGYDVTYVYDGTERTVRMDERPEDRLPVINGRVMTATLDSETETETVRQ, encoded by the coding sequence ATGAAAGGCAATACGATCGCAATCGCACTGGCGTCACTGCTCGTTGGCGGCGTCGCCGTTGGCGCGTACCACAACAGCCGCGAGGTGGTGGCTCCTATCGCGGGGACCGCAGATGACGATGCGCGTGGCACCGATGCCGCGGCGCAGGCGCGCGACACGCTGGACTTCGCCGATGTGGTGGACGTCCGCCCGATCACCGAAACCGGGCAGCTCTACGCAACGGTCCTGGGCAGCGAGCCGATCCGCGAGACGGTGACCAGCAGCGCGCCGCGCGAGGTCTGCGAGGACGTGGTGGTGCAGGAACGCCTCCCCGAGCGCGATGGCAATGTCGGCGGCACGGTGGCCGGTGCACTGATCGGTGGTCTGGTCGGCAACCAGGTCGGCGGCGGCAACGGCCGCAAGCTCGCCACGGCGGCCGGTGCGACCGCCGGTGGCTTCATCGGCAATCGCGTCGATCGCAACCACGTCGGCGGCCGGGTGGTCGAGCGCGTCGATCGCCAGTGCCGCACGGTCCAGGATTCCTCGCAGTCCTCGCGTGTGGTCGCCTACAACGTGAGCTATCGCAATCCCGACGGCACCACCGGTTCCATGCGTACCGACGCCAAGCCGGGCAACCGCATCCTGCTCGGCGACGAACAGCGCACGGTCGGTTACGACGTCACCTACGTCTATGACGGCACCGAGCGCACCGTGCGGATGGACGAACGTCCGGAGGATCGCCTGCCGGTCATCAATGGCCGCGTCATGACGGCCACGCTCGACAGCGAGACCGAGACCGAGACCGTTCGCCAGTAG